The following proteins are co-located in the Desulfonatronum thiodismutans genome:
- a CDS encoding PAS domain S-box protein encodes MFPTCPQSRTDAGDVLGFNDQDFFDHAPIGIFTSTPEGTYLSVNTALAGMFGYATPLEFLESIQDIPGQVYVDPADREEFKRILEEYGLVWNHETRRRHRDGSIFWVSVNARAVRDEAGEIAFYQGFTTDITEARLDHQKLRESEDRGKALLNALPDLMFLFSRSGEFLDHHAPGGGLLMAPGMFLGRNVRDVLGPDIAEMTQRHIDQVAETGACVSYGYELVVNGETKRYESRMTGCGECFLAIVRDVTDLRRSQEALEEQTRLLEKITDNMLDMVTLTDLEGNILFLSKSTSLLGHDVDSRVGRNIMEFVHPEDKAKIMAAFEDFLAVKDGARKVELRYLLADGSHLWLETVGGFIFDDQGNPKELIFSSRDVTERKKAEAALLKSNADLKAAERLARMGSWKYDPVRDVFTGSEEAFSIIGMDGEGELLFDDVLGIIHEDDRSFTVMTRDKLLRSPQAFDFELRVVVQGQRKWVRVLGDVEVDDGGEAATIIGMIQDITEKRLLEIAKEEQREQLVQASKMTALGTLVAGVAHEINNPNNLIMLNAPILERVWKDVSSILEAYWRKNPEFKLVGIPFGEMREHVQELYSGINEGSRRIAKIVTELKDYARQSPLNMAGRVNINEVVESALVLIGKTVSRYTENFSVTLMPETPLIRGDHHKLEQVVVNLLLNACQALTDKHQSIALETFHVPDRAAVAVRITDQGEGVRPEDMNRILDPFYSTRHKTGGTGLGLSISSAIIQDHGGDIQFESSPGQGTVVTVFLSVPE; translated from the coding sequence ATGTTCCCTACATGCCCCCAAAGTCGCACCGACGCTGGCGACGTGCTCGGCTTCAACGACCAAGACTTCTTTGACCACGCCCCCATCGGCATCTTCACCTCCACGCCCGAAGGAACGTACCTTTCCGTCAATACCGCCTTGGCCGGAATGTTCGGCTACGCGACTCCCCTCGAGTTTTTGGAATCGATTCAGGATATTCCCGGTCAAGTGTACGTCGATCCGGCGGATAGGGAGGAATTCAAGCGGATTCTGGAAGAATACGGCCTGGTCTGGAACCATGAGACTCGGCGGCGACACCGGGACGGCTCCATTTTTTGGGTGTCCGTGAATGCGCGGGCTGTGCGGGACGAGGCTGGAGAGATCGCTTTTTACCAGGGGTTCACCACGGACATTACCGAGGCCAGGCTGGATCATCAGAAACTGCGGGAGAGCGAAGACAGAGGCAAGGCTTTGCTCAACGCCCTGCCGGATTTGATGTTCCTCTTCAGTCGGAGTGGAGAGTTTTTGGATCATCATGCGCCAGGCGGCGGTCTTCTGATGGCGCCGGGCATGTTTCTCGGGCGCAATGTGCGGGATGTCCTCGGCCCGGATATCGCTGAAATGACCCAGCGGCATATCGATCAAGTCGCTGAGACGGGGGCGTGCGTTTCCTACGGATATGAACTCGTCGTCAACGGCGAGACCAAGCGGTATGAAAGCCGAATGACCGGCTGTGGCGAGTGTTTTCTGGCCATTGTCCGGGATGTCACGGACCTCAGAAGATCCCAGGAAGCTTTGGAGGAGCAGACCCGTCTTCTGGAGAAGATCACGGACAACATGCTCGACATGGTGACCCTCACCGACTTGGAGGGAAATATCTTGTTTCTCAGCAAGTCCACGAGTCTTTTGGGGCATGACGTGGATTCCCGAGTAGGCAGGAACATCATGGAGTTCGTCCACCCGGAGGACAAGGCGAAGATCATGGCGGCCTTTGAGGACTTCCTGGCCGTCAAGGACGGCGCGCGAAAGGTCGAGCTGAGGTATCTGCTGGCCGACGGGAGCCATCTCTGGCTTGAGACGGTGGGAGGCTTTATTTTTGACGATCAAGGCAACCCCAAGGAACTTATCTTCAGTTCTCGGGACGTCACTGAGCGAAAGAAGGCCGAGGCGGCGCTCCTGAAAAGCAACGCCGACCTGAAAGCAGCGGAGCGACTGGCTCGCATGGGCAGCTGGAAATACGATCCGGTTCGCGATGTTTTCACGGGGTCGGAGGAAGCGTTCAGCATTATCGGCATGGACGGAGAGGGAGAGCTGCTTTTTGACGACGTCCTGGGAATCATCCATGAAGATGATCGCTCGTTTACGGTCATGACCCGGGACAAGCTATTGCGGTCTCCCCAGGCATTTGATTTTGAACTGCGAGTCGTTGTTCAAGGCCAACGGAAATGGGTCAGGGTCCTTGGGGACGTGGAGGTCGATGATGGCGGCGAGGCCGCGACGATTATCGGCATGATTCAGGACATAACCGAGAAAAGGCTGTTGGAGATCGCCAAAGAGGAACAGCGCGAGCAACTGGTTCAGGCTTCCAAAATGACCGCCTTGGGCACCCTTGTGGCCGGGGTGGCCCATGAGATCAACAATCCCAACAACCTGATCATGCTCAACGCGCCCATTCTGGAGCGGGTCTGGAAGGACGTGTCGTCGATACTGGAAGCGTATTGGCGAAAGAACCCGGAGTTCAAACTGGTGGGAATTCCCTTTGGCGAGATGCGCGAGCATGTCCAGGAACTGTATTCCGGGATCAATGAAGGAAGCAGGCGCATTGCCAAGATTGTCACGGAATTGAAGGATTATGCCCGACAGTCGCCGTTGAACATGGCGGGCCGGGTGAATATCAACGAGGTGGTCGAGTCGGCCCTGGTTTTGATCGGGAAGACCGTCTCCAGGTATACGGAAAACTTCAGCGTAACGCTCATGCCAGAGACGCCGCTGATCCGGGGGGACCACCACAAGCTGGAGCAGGTCGTGGTCAACCTGTTGCTTAATGCCTGCCAGGCCTTGACCGACAAGCACCAATCCATTGCCCTGGAGACGTTCCATGTCCCGGATCGCGCGGCCGTGGCCGTGCGGATCACGGACCAGGGCGAGGGGGTTCGGCCCGAAGACATGAATCGAATCCTCGATCCGTTTTACAGCACGCGGCATAAAACCGGAGGGACCGGCTTGGGATTGTCCATCAGCTCCGCGATCATCCAGGACCATGGGGGCGATATCCAGTTTGAATCCAGCCCGGGACAAGGCACGGTAGTC